The proteins below come from a single Magallana gigas chromosome 10, xbMagGiga1.1, whole genome shotgun sequence genomic window:
- the LOC105330881 gene encoding transmembrane ascorbate-dependent reductase CYB561 — MENSDRREQQGSLAFFTVLILVIQVLGLTAVILVAVWMGSFRGGFAWQSDPAHEFNYHPVFMVTGMIFLYSDAILTYRVFRNAKKTYLKAIHGIIQGVVLIFAGVGLKAAFDSHNLKNPPIPNLYSLHSWIGLITVILFALQWLSGLISFVAPKLSMGARQTYMPHHVFWGLAILCLAGASALTGITEKALFTDFFAHIKYSSFVTETYIINFLGLTILTLVVLVVYVVTRPEYKRQPSAEEEHIQLVQ; from the exons ATGGAAAACTCTGATAGACGTGAACAGCAGGGCAGCTTGGCCTTTTTCACGGTTCTGATCCTGGTGATACAGGTGCTTGGGCTGACCGCTGTGATCCTGGTGGCTGTGTGGATGGGCTCCTTCAGGGGTGGCTTTGCCTGGCAGTCTGACCCCGCCCATGAGTTCAACTACCACCCAGTCTTCATGGTGACCGGCATGATATTTCTTTACTCTGATG CTATTCTGACTTACCGAGTGTTCAGGAATGCAAAGAAGACATACCTGAAAGCAATCCATGGCATAATTCAGGGGGTGGTGCTAATCTTTGCTGGGGTCGGGCTGAAGGCTGCCTTTGATTCCCACAACCTGAAGAACCCTCCAATACCCAACCTGTACAGCCTGCACAGTTGGATCGGACTCATCACTGTCATCCTGTTTGCCCTGCAG TGGCTGAGTGGACTAATCTCCTTTGTTGCCCCCAAGCTGAGTATGGGGGCCAGGCAAACCTACATGCCACACCATGTGTTTTGGGGGCTGGCCATTCTGTGTCTGGCCGGAGCCAGTGCTCTGACTGGGATCACAGAAAAGGCTCTCTTCACCGACTTCTTTGCGCACAT CAAATATTCCTCATTTGTGACAGAGACCTACATCATCAACTTCCTGGGACTGACCATCCTGACTCTGGTGGTCCTGGTAGTTTATGTGGTGACCCGGCCCGAGTACAAACGCCAACCCTCTGCAGAGGAAGAGCACATACAGCTAGTGCAGTAA
- the LOC105341694 gene encoding glyoxal reductase: MNATLRNGNCIPFVGFGTFKIRSKEDVQKTIKAALDVGYRLIDTASVYRNEAEIGQCLKEYVPSNNLERSDIFITSKLGPKDQGEGTCSAAFHRSLSNLDCQYLDLYLIHWPGTQGRKPDDPDQGELRVGSWRDLIKLQKEGKVKNIGVSNFLQHHIQELIDKTGVCPDVIQTEHHPHCVQSELIEFCRRTGIFYQAYSSLGTTTSNNPILTDPVVTEVSQKLGKSVPQVLLRWAVQQGMGVLPKSCNPQHIQENIDIFSFQIPEEEMLKLNSLNREKHYCWNPKDIV, encoded by the exons atgaatgccACTCTGAGAAATGGAAATTGCATACCTTTTGTTGGTt ttgggACATTTAAAATCAGATCAAAAGAGGATGttcaaaaaacaataaaagcagCATTAGATGTGGGTTATAGGCTAATAG ACACAGCATCGGTCTATAGGAATGAAGCTGAGATTGGGcaatgtttaaaagaatatgtaCCCAGCAACAATCTAGAAAGATCGGACATTTTTATCACCAGTAAACTTG GACCGAAAGACCAGGGAGAGGGCACCTGTTCTGCGGCTTTCCACCGGTCTCTGTCTAACTTAGACTGCCAGTACTTGGACCTGTACCTGATTCACTGGCCAGGGACCCAGGGCAGGAAACCAGATGACCCAGATCAGGGCGAGCTGAGGGTGGGGAGCTGGCGGGATCTGATCAAGTTACAGAAGGAag gtaaagtgaagaataTTGGAGTTTCTAACTTTCTTCAACACCACATACAAGAACTGATTGACAAAACAGGAGTCTGTCCAGATGTTATAcag ACCGAGCACCACCCCCACTGTGTCCAGAGTGAGTTGATAGAGTTCTGTAGGCGGACGGGGATCTTCTACCAGGCTTACTCCTCCCTCGGAACCACCACCTCCAACAATCCG ATTCTTACAGATCCAGTTGTCACTGAAGTGAGTCAAAAACTGGGAAAAAGTGTACCTCAGGTGCTACTTCGATGGGCGGTCCAGCAAGGAATGG GTGTCCTTCCAAAGTCTTGCAACCCTCAGCATATTCAGGAGAACATAGACATTTTCTCATTCCAAATTCCAGAGGAGGAGATGCTGAAATTGAATTCTTTGAACAGAGAAAAACATTACTGTTGGAATCCTAAAGacattgtttga